The genome window AGTTGGCCAATGATCTGATCCCGGGTCATAGACCGGTTATGGCCTTTTCCCGTTAATCAACAACAATTCAACCTCCGGACCTATTTTGCACGAGGATTCTCACCCAAGTGCCGCTTTCCCGTGAGCGAGAGGTTCGATCCTGAAATGTGGCGTTCGTATGATTTCTGAAGCTTTTGGGTATTGTACCACTGGTTGGGAATGAAGGAGAGAAACCTGCAAGAAAGCACACACGAACCCTTCGGCAACCGGCGGAAAGCCCGGAATGTGACAACAGAAGGCTCTACACTTTTTGCACTTCGAAATACAGAAGCGCATGGTCGGAATATTTTCTGGTCCAGGCATCTCGTTTCTCGGGAGTCGTTTCTTGCGGCCACCCGCGAATATCGATGTGGGCTGATCCAAAGGCCTTAAACCGCAGATGGTCCGCTGCCACGACGTGATCAAGGTTGCCAGGTGAGTAAGAGGACGTCGATCCCGGCCAATAGGTCTCCGGATAGGACTTGTCGAGCACCTGCATCTTCCGGGTTTTTACCCGTTTCTGCAGACGTTGGACTTCCTCGACTGCACTGACATCCTTCGTGCTAAACGTCAGATTCATCCCCATCGTATTGAGATCCCCCAGAAAAATATAATTCGCCTGCCCCCCACTGCACGATGCCTTATCCAGGACTTTTCGCAATTTGAGCGCCCGTTCGGTCTGATCGTCCCGCAAGCCAAATCCTCGAGGCTCCGTCAGACTTTTTAAATGCAAAAACAACAGGGGATAGGGTTTCCCATCCACTTGAATCGTCAGCAAGGATCCAGGCCGAAGAACGGATACCCCGGATTTAAATTCCAGCCGCTGAGTATAAAAACTCGAGAAGGTTCGCTTTACACCTATCAGAATTTCCTGTGCTTGAGGCCCTTCCGTAATATGAAACTGGTAGTCCGGCATTACCGTCACAATGGTGTCATATACCGTTGAGCCTACGACTTCGTATACCGCGACCACGTCGGCATGTTGTTGGGCCAGAAATTCGATAATGGGGCCGACCGGTTTTTTCGGCTTCACCTTATTTTTGTTCATCGCCCCGAAATGCTCCACATTCCATGACGCAACAGAGAATGCCTTGGCCATCATCTCCTCCTTGGTGACGTGTGATAGGTCATGAAATCTTCACCTTTCCCAAGGTTGAATCATAGGCTTGGAAAAAGAAAAAGATTGGATTAGGTGGACTAAAACCCTCTCACGATCCCCTGATTAGGTTTTTCAGCAGAGAGGCAAATTGGCAGAAACCGGAAGCACCAGAGAAAACGTGGCACGATTTAAATAGACGTCAAATAGGCCGCAATGAACAAGACGGCCAGGCTCAGACTCAAGATGGCTCGTTGGACCCACACTACTTTACCGGAAAACAGGAGTGGCTCCGTCTCAGTCTTTTTGCTTTTTGCGGAGACCCCATAGGGATCAAGAATAAGATCGTGGACGAAAATTAATCCTCCAACAATCGCAAAGACAAAAAGCTTGAGCATCATGATCAAGCCCCAACTGGTTTCAATACGTGCTGATCCGCTTTCATCCAATAATTGAGAGGCTCCGGTAAAGACCAGCGCCATGAGACTCACCCACCCCACCATTTTAAACCGTTGGCCAAATTTTTTGGCCATCTCAAGAGCTTCCATCGACGGTACCTTGGCCTTGCCTTCGGTCAAACTTGGTCGGACAACGAGCTGAACAAACATCCATCCGCCAATGAAAGTGATGGCGGCCAATAAGTGAATCCACGTAACAACATAGGCGGGCATCTGTTTTCTCCTACAATTTTCATTCATCTCCCAAACGGTGCCATAATACCCACTGAAACAAGGAAAGACCACCAAGAAACGTGCCGGATTCTTTCGCCCCCTGACTGGAATCGGCTATGGTTCTCTCAACAGCTGTGGAGGTCAAATGATGAAGATTCGTTTTCAGCTATTCCCAAATCTTTCCAAAATATTTGTCCTGGGCCTCCTGGGTCCATTCGCCCTTGCTGGATTCATGGCCATTGACCCCTCGTGGGGAGCTGAAGCAGACAAGGAGCGATGGAACAAGAAATATGAAACCGAGAACTATCTATTCGGACGGGACCCTATCCCGTTCTTAAAAGACCATGTCGATCTTCTCCCCAAAGGGGCTGCCCTTGACCTGGCCATGGGCGAAGGACGCAACGGAGTCTTTTTAGCCACGAAAGGCTTTCAGGTCACCGGAGTCGATATTTCAGAGGCGGGTTTCGAAAAAGCCAGCGCCCTCGCTTCCGAGAAAGGGGTGAAGCTGACCACCGTCGTGGCCGACCTGGAACAATACACGATTCCCCCCAGTTCCTACGATGTGATTATCTGCACCTATTTTCTGCAGCGCGATCTCTTCCCAAAAATTACAGCTGCCCTCAAGCCTGGCGGGGTGGCTCTGATCGAAACCTATACGGTTGATCATTTGCAATATCGCCCAAAATTTAACCGGACCTTCCTCCTGGAGCGAAATGAATTATTAACGTTGCTCCCTGGCCTGCGGGTGTTGCGTTATCAAGAAGTCGATACTGGCGATGCAGCCTTTGCCAGTATTCTGGCACAAAAACCTCTACAGGCCACACAGCAATAAGTGCAAAGACTCTAATGTATCTCCCCTCTTCTGAAAGTACTGGAATGGTTGCGGCCTTTTGGATCGATGGGGTACCCTGGCAGCTTCCTTTTTGTCCGTGCATGATGACTAGAATCGGAACCCAACCCTCATGACCCAAACCCATGCCGATCAACCCACTGCCGCTACCTGGGCAGGAGTCAGCCCTCAGGTCTTGGAGGGGGACATACTCAATCAACGGGCATGGCGCATGCCCGATATTGTGATTTACCAGCATGCGCCGGATGAATGGTGGGTGGCCCCGCTAGATGAAGAGCTACCCCTGATTCGACTCAATCGCCTCGGCGCAGCCCTGCTCGGCGCGATGGATGGTCGTATGACTATTGGCGCCCTGCTTAATCAGTATGGGAAATGGGTCTGCAGCCCGACCCAACAGAATGGTCGCTGGCATTTAGAACGGTGGGCCCAACCACGGTTTTCGTTAGCCTATTTTGGAACCGAACCCCCTAGCGGCCACAGCGCGGAAGCGAAATGGGATTTGTTATTGCAAAAGGTGCGGGAAGGGTGGCATCAAAACGTTCAGGCTGAAACCGAAGATCATCTGTCCAAATTTCACGTCCAAGGGATCCAAGGGCCCCACGGGCATTTTGAAATCATCGAAACGACGGTCTCTCATTTATTTCGCGAACCCTGCGAAGCCATGAACGGGCTGACCTATGGGCGACTGCTCGGCAAAACCCTACGGCAAATGGGCTGGCTCTCCCCCAAACCCAAACGCATTGTGGAAGTGGGCGCCGGCCTCGGGTATGTCTCAAAGGAACTGGCAGGAGAACTCTCAGCGGAGGAGCGGAAAGACATCCAGTACACCTTTCTGGATCTGACCGGCCCGTTTCTGGGATCCCAAACGTCGCTGGCACGCCAAGCAGGGTGGACGGCCACAGCTATTCAAGCCAATGCCGAACGAATGCCGCTGGCGGACCGTTCCGTTGATTTATTGATCGACAATGAAAATCTTGCCGACATGACGCCAATCCAATTTACCGGAGACGAACTCCTCACGTTTCGAGGCGAGAATCCCCTGCATGAGGAAGCCCTGGACCTTATCAGGCGCATGCGCCTGCCACTCATGCCACCCTTTCCCGACGAAGTGATTTTCAATTACGGCGCCATTCAATTTCTACAGGAAGTCTGGCGCGTGCTGAAGCCGGGCGGACGTGCCATCCTGGTCGAATTCGGGATCGAAGATGATTGGCCTTCTCCCGTCAGATTGCCGGGTCACACCGAATATGAAGTGCAATTCAGTCATCTCCGTCATGCCGCCAAATGGCTGGGCTTCCGCGAGCAGTATTGCACCCTCCCGCAATTGCTCGGCATGAAACGGGACATTAATGTCTTATGTACCGGGGCGGCCTATACCCTACGGCGATTTTGTCGTGAATTGGAAAAGCCCTTCTCCGTGCGGGCCTATACCGAAAAAGAATTGGGCACGGCGCTGGGCGCTCTTCTCCCCAAACTCACCGGCCTGCATTACCATAACGTCTTGGATCCGGCATGGTTCGGTCTGTGGGATTTCAAAGTCTTGTTGGTCGAAAAGCCCGGCGGGATGAGCATCGGGCAACAACCGGCCTTTAAAGAATCCGGCGGCTTCCGCTGGTACACTCAACGTTAGGGTTGAGTCTTTTTCCGTTACCACTTTTTTCAAAACAGATTGTTCATTTTTTTGGCTTTATCTACCAGCACTCCTTCGCGAAGGCCAAAGTCGCTGACCAGGCATGCGTCAAAGCCGAAGATTTCCATGATTCTTCGTAGAATCACCGTGCCTGCCACGATGACATATTCCCGCCCGGATTCAAGGCCTGGCATGGCCAAGCGCTGCGGACCGGTTTTGGTAAGGAGATCCTGCTCCAGCTCTTTGATAGTCGACAACGTTAACTCGTAATTGTGGACACGTGCCGACTCATATCTCGGCAGTCCTTGAGCCATCGCCGCGAGTGTGGTCACGGAACCTGCCGTCCCGACCAGCGGGATGCCTGAAAAAGTCCCGAAGGATTTCGACACCTTGGCCAGCTCCTGATCAATACAGGTTTCAGCCAGGTGAATCTCCTGAACTGTGGGCGGATCCAGACGAAATACCCGTTCCAATAAGCGCACCACGCCCAGATCCAACGAAATAACGGCCGGAGCCTTTCCAGATTGAGCCAGAATACATTCGGTACTACCTCCGCCGATATCCAATCCCAAAAAATTCGCAATGGCAGGTGGCAGACCAAAACGAATACCCAACAAGGTTCGCCGGGCTTCTTCTTCTCCCGTTAGGATCTCCACTTCCCAGCCGGTTTCTTGAGTGACAAGGTCGAGAAAGTCTTGGCGGTTTTCCGATTCACGCACAGCGCTGGTCGCCACGACTGCTACTCCGTTGAGCGGATACTTCGCGGTCTTTTTTTTCCAATCTTTTAGTGTGGACACAACGCGATCCATCGCGCCCTGTGATAAGCGTTTGTATTGGTCCACCCCTTCCCCAAGCCGTAAGATCCGCCGATCTGCATCAACAACGGTTAATTCCCCCGGTGGATTCACTTCTGCCACCAACAAGCGGCAGGTTAAGGTGCCAATATCGATTCCTGCGAGTAACATGCTGTCGCTTCTCCGATCTTGAGATAGGCCTCCATAAATTCCCCCTCACGGTCTTCCAAGTTCAAAATTAAAAGGGACCGAAAGGTTAAGGTCGACATCCATACCTGAAAGCCACTCAAAAAGGCCAGTACATTGAAATCCGTCCTGACTTCTTTTCCCACCCAAGATTTCTGTGTTAGGATTTTGGATCGTACTTCATATTAATGCCCTTAAACTTTCGGCCTGTCACTTACAAAGGAGAAAAGGATGGCGCAAATTCATTGCCGAAAATGCGATAAAGACGCGGACCCGATCACGGACAATCTTTTTATGGGGAAACTGGAAGAAGAAATCAAACAGAAAGTCTGTCAATCCTGCTGGAATGAATGGGCCGGCCCGGGTGGAACAAAGACCATGGTTATTAATGAGTATCAGTTGAATTTAGGGGATGAAAATGCCCGGCAAACCCTGAAGACACAGATGCGGACTTTTTTGAAATTGGATGATACGACGGGCGAATTTAAAGATTACCGCCATTAATCTATCAAAATTTCCTACCAGATTTCTGAGGCGTTCGGATTAAGGCTTCTTTTTTACGCAGGACTTCTCCAGCCTTGTTTGGCAGAGCCGGAGGGATTCATCGTGCAGCCTTGCTTGAGGAGAGTTGGGATTGGGTCAGTTTTCCGATGGTACTGCTACGACCATGAATGATTTTCTCACGGGAAATGCCTCTTGATGGATTTCCTGTGGCACGTTAGGATGAGTGTATGGACACACCATTAGGCAAGGGGGTTTTCCTCATCGCTACTCCGGCTTTGCGCGACCCCAATTTCCGTCAAACGGTCGTGCTGCTTTGCGAGCATGGACCGGAAGGGGCCCTGGGGGTGGTCGTGAATCGTCCGACCGAGATGAATATTGCCGAGGTCCTGCCACAAGTTCCAGTGCTCGAAGGGCAGGAACATCGGGTCTATTCCGGGGGGCCTGTTCAGAAAAATAGCTTACTCGTCTTGTACCGTCTAAATGAGGAAATTGAAGATACTCATGCGGTGCTTGACGGCGTGTATCTCGGCGGAAATATGGAGACGCTGGAGCGTATTCTTGAAGTTCCCGGTGAGCACGAATCGTTTCGGGCATATATGGGCTATTCGGGCTGGGGACCAGGACAATTGGAGACGGAAATGGAAAGTGGCTCATGGCTCACCATGCCTGCACAACCTCACCTCGTCTTCGATGAGGATTCCCAGGACTTATGGGGCGAGGTCATCCGATCCTTCGGAGATCAATATACGATGTATGCGCATATGCCCGTTGATCCAAATTTAAACTAGTGTAGTGTTACATATATGGCTATACAACTGACAGGGAAGCATGGTACTGTTGCGGCATGTTTACCGCCGCGACAGCCCTCCCGTGTGACGCTAAGCAAAAGAAGCGTTTGGAAGATCTTGTCCGGGCAGGAAAAACCCCGCAGAAGGTGGCGTTGCGAGCGAAGATCGTTTTACTTGCCGCCCGTGGACTGTCGAACAACCGGATTGCCAAAGAGATGCAGACGACTCGCCCCACCGTGTTATTGTGGCGCACGCGATTTGAGCGGTTTGGTTATCCGGGACTCCTGAAAGATTGGCAACGGCCCGGACGCAAACCGAAGATTTCGGAGGAAACTGTGCGCGAAGTGATCGAGCTCACCTTGCATCGTCAACCGAAAGGAGCGACCCATTGGAGTACGCGCACGTTGGCGAAGCAAACCGGGCTGTCGCATGTCGCGATCCAACGCATCTGGAAACACCATGGCCTGCAGCCCCATCGGGTGGAGACGTTCAAAATCTCCACAGACGACCGGTTTGTCGAAAAGATTCGGGATATTGTTGGGTTATATCTGAAGCCACCCGAACGGGCCCTGGTGCTGTCCGTGGATGAAAAAAGTCAAATCCAAGCCCTGGATCGTACGCAGCCGGGCTTGCCTATGAAACGGGGACGCTGCGGCACGATGACGCATGATTATAAACGACATGGGACGACGACCCTTTTTGCCGCCCTCAATATGCTTGATGGCACGGTCATCGGGGAGTGTTTACCCCGCCACCGGAGTCAAGAGTTTATCAGGTTTCTGAAGACCATCGACCATGCCACGCCTCCTGCGCTGGATCTGCATCTCATCGTGGACAATTACAGCACCCATAAAAGTCCAGCTGTGCAACGCTGGCTCAAGCGACATCCGCGCGTGCACTTCCATTTCACTCCCACGAGCGCGTCGTGGCTGAATATGGTTGAGCGGTGGTTTCGAGAGCTGACGCAACGCCGGCTTCGACGCGGGGTGTTCAAAAGCGTGCCAGACCTCATTGCCGCCATTGAAGACTTTCTGCGCCATCATAATGAGAACCCCAAAATTTTCACCTGGCATAAGGATGCAGACACGATCCTTGCCAAGATCAAGCATTGTAAAGAAGCGTTAGTTACATAACACTAGCCCCTTCCCCGGCTCGACGGCACCCTCATCTCCAAGAAACCTCCGGCTTCAACAAGACCTAAGCCCATTTCTTTGATAAGGTCTGGTGTATGACCACGCAGACCGAGCCAGGTCATTGGCTCAAAAATTTCTGTCTTCTTCTTGTCAGTCCCAAAATGCTGGTCATGCTTTTGACCGGCTTCTCTTCCGGCCTTCCTCTTCTGCTCATTGGTTCGACCCTCAAATTCTGGATGCGGGAAGAAGGGCTCGATTTAACCACCATCGGATTTTTCGGATTAGTCGGCCTCCCCTATACGCTCAAATTTCTCTGGGCTCCCGTGATGGACCGACTCGTATCGTCTGCTCTGGGAAGACGACGAGGGTGGATGCTGGGCACTCAGATAGCGTTGATGATCACCATCGCCTCGCTCGCGTTGACTCAACC of Nitrospiraceae bacterium contains these proteins:
- a CDS encoding class I SAM-dependent methyltransferase — translated: MAIDPSWGAEADKERWNKKYETENYLFGRDPIPFLKDHVDLLPKGAALDLAMGEGRNGVFLATKGFQVTGVDISEAGFEKASALASEKGVKLTTVVADLEQYTIPPSSYDVIICTYFLQRDLFPKITAALKPGGVALIETYTVDHLQYRPKFNRTFLLERNELLTLLPGLRVLRYQEVDTGDAAFASILAQKPLQATQQ
- a CDS encoding class I SAM-dependent methyltransferase, translated to MTQTHADQPTAATWAGVSPQVLEGDILNQRAWRMPDIVIYQHAPDEWWVAPLDEELPLIRLNRLGAALLGAMDGRMTIGALLNQYGKWVCSPTQQNGRWHLERWAQPRFSLAYFGTEPPSGHSAEAKWDLLLQKVREGWHQNVQAETEDHLSKFHVQGIQGPHGHFEIIETTVSHLFREPCEAMNGLTYGRLLGKTLRQMGWLSPKPKRIVEVGAGLGYVSKELAGELSAEERKDIQYTFLDLTGPFLGSQTSLARQAGWTATAIQANAERMPLADRSVDLLIDNENLADMTPIQFTGDELLTFRGENPLHEEALDLIRRMRLPLMPPFPDEVIFNYGAIQFLQEVWRVLKPGGRAILVEFGIEDDWPSPVRLPGHTEYEVQFSHLRHAAKWLGFREQYCTLPQLLGMKRDINVLCTGAAYTLRRFCRELEKPFSVRAYTEKELGTALGALLPKLTGLHYHNVLDPAWFGLWDFKVLLVEKPGGMSIGQQPAFKESGGFRWYTQR
- a CDS encoding Ppx/GppA family phosphatase, with the translated sequence MLLAGIDIGTLTCRLLVAEVNPPGELTVVDADRRILRLGEGVDQYKRLSQGAMDRVVSTLKDWKKKTAKYPLNGVAVVATSAVRESENRQDFLDLVTQETGWEVEILTGEEEARRTLLGIRFGLPPAIANFLGLDIGGGSTECILAQSGKAPAVISLDLGVVRLLERVFRLDPPTVQEIHLAETCIDQELAKVSKSFGTFSGIPLVGTAGSVTTLAAMAQGLPRYESARVHNYELTLSTIKELEQDLLTKTGPQRLAMPGLESGREYVIVAGTVILRRIMEIFGFDACLVSDFGLREGVLVDKAKKMNNLF
- a CDS encoding Fe(2+)-trafficking protein codes for the protein MAQIHCRKCDKDADPITDNLFMGKLEEEIKQKVCQSCWNEWAGPGGTKTMVINEYQLNLGDENARQTLKTQMRTFLKLDDTTGEFKDYRH
- a CDS encoding YqgE/AlgH family protein, translating into MDTPLGKGVFLIATPALRDPNFRQTVVLLCEHGPEGALGVVVNRPTEMNIAEVLPQVPVLEGQEHRVYSGGPVQKNSLLVLYRLNEEIEDTHAVLDGVYLGGNMETLERILEVPGEHESFRAYMGYSGWGPGQLETEMESGSWLTMPAQPHLVFDEDSQDLWGEVIRSFGDQYTMYAHMPVDPNLN
- a CDS encoding IS630 family transposase; this encodes MFTAATALPCDAKQKKRLEDLVRAGKTPQKVALRAKIVLLAARGLSNNRIAKEMQTTRPTVLLWRTRFERFGYPGLLKDWQRPGRKPKISEETVREVIELTLHRQPKGATHWSTRTLAKQTGLSHVAIQRIWKHHGLQPHRVETFKISTDDRFVEKIRDIVGLYLKPPERALVLSVDEKSQIQALDRTQPGLPMKRGRCGTMTHDYKRHGTTTLFAALNMLDGTVIGECLPRHRSQEFIRFLKTIDHATPPALDLHLIVDNYSTHKSPAVQRWLKRHPRVHFHFTPTSASWLNMVERWFRELTQRRLRRGVFKSVPDLIAAIEDFLRHHNENPKIFTWHKDADTILAKIKHCKEALVT